CTTTGCTTTTACCGGTCATGATCTGGCAAATGGAGAAGATAGTGCGAATGCTTTCTTTTCCGCTGGTGCAGGCACCTATACGCTAAAGGATAGCGCATACACGGAAAACCTGGAGTATTGTACGGACAGGCAGTGGGAAGGCAACAGTTTTCATTTCACCGTTAAACTGAACGGCGACACACTCGTGCAGCAAGGAGTAGAAAAGGTCGCAGGAACAAACATTGACCGCATCAACATAGAAAAATACGTTCGCTTGAAATAAGACAATGGCAGAGGCGGAACATCTCCTCAAAAAGCCCGTCTCTGCCATTAAACAGCCTATATCCACCGTCACTATTTGTACTGACCACCGTCATTGTTTTTGCCCTTTTAACTGACGCTAACTAACTGTAAATGTGACAGATGTAAGACAGAATATAACACGAAAGTTGTGCTTATTGAACTGTAACTTTCGTAAATTTGCATCACCATAGGACGAAAGAGCGAACTTGATTATGAGAAAATATCCTTCGAGAGACCGTAACCATATTACCAGGCGATTTTAGGATAACCGAAGAAAACACCGATTTACACCAAATATAGTTTCCGCTTCAATTCGTGAAAACCTTTCCGTTATTTTTTCGGCCCTGCCGGAAACGGGAGCTTCGTGCCTGTGCATTCACCAGACTATGAACCTATATTTCATAAAACTCTTACTGTTAGCCAGCTTTGGATTACTGCCGCTTATCAGCCGGGCGCAAATGCCGGTTAGTCCGTGCGGCCCCAGTGGTGGTAAACGAGCGGACGTAACGGGCGTCGAAATGAAGTACAGCAGCCCCGGCGGACCCGCGCCGTCATTTACTATTCCGGAGGGCGTAAAGTCTGTTTCCATTTATATTTCTTCCGAGACCGGTATCACCAACAACGTAAGCGACTATGCAAAGGGAGATGAGGATTTTATTACGGTGAGCGCTATTATCGACCTGGCGTCGAATACTTCTTCCGGCGTCGTGAACTACGCGAAGAACACGAACAGAGATGGATCCGGCACGAACGTTTATGGATGGAGTAATGTACCGGTTGGGGCTTACGTGCCGCAGGCTGCTAAAATGGGCGACGCCACTCCTGACCTGAACAATGTTAAGTTTACTGTGCAGGGCAATGTACTTACTGTACAGCAAAGCGCTGCCGGCCTGCACTCGTCGTATTATGTGCAATACCTCTCCCCTTTTACCAACTCCCTGAACCTGCTGGGACCACAGGTAAAAACCTTGCTACATGGCAATACGAGCGCCCACACTGACCTCGTTGTTCCGGTACCTGCAGGCGCTAATGTGGTGTTCATTTCCGGCAAGGGAACTAACGCCAGCTATGCAGACCTTAATACCGCTGATGGCACCGAGGAAGGTTACGCCAACCTGCGTTTTACGATCGACCTGGACAAGCAGCTGACCAACGGGTTCATTACACTGGCTAATGGCGGCTCTGTAAACCGCCGCTCTACGTACATCGTAAGTGACATGCCCGCTTCTTACAACGGCGACCTTTTAAGTTCTGGCCATGCAGCGGGCGACTTCAGCAATAAGCTTACTACTAATGGCGCTGTCGGCGTATATAACCCGAAGATATACGTTGCCAACGGACAACTTATCATCAAACGCGATGCGGCCTATGCGCG
This genomic interval from Chitinophaga horti contains the following:
- a CDS encoding lipocalin-like domain-containing protein — encoded protein: MKKLFPFAAGLIWMASCAPSQPAVSIEGTWKLISGTVTDKNGTVHTDYTDGKSFVKIINGSHFAFTGHDLANGEDSANAFFSAGAGTYTLKDSAYTENLEYCTDRQWEGNSFHFTVKLNGDTLVQQGVEKVAGTNIDRINIEKYVRLK